Sequence from the uncultured Draconibacterium sp. genome:
CGTTCAACCGGGTCAAGCTCCGGCATTGGCGTTCTTAGCGGCTGCATATTAAACTTCCCCTTCATTTGGGGAGCAATTGGCGTTGCAGGCTTTGCTGCTTTGTTATTTTCTCCCGATAAGCCAATTCGGCAGTGATGCCCCTTTTCCTGCTCCTTGTACATTCCCTGGCGACTGGTAATTTCATCGAAATCCACCTCGTAACCATTAAAATCGGGACCGTCAACGCATGCAAATTTTGTTTTTCCGGCAATGGAAACACGGCAACCGCCACACATTCCGGTACCATCTACCATCAAAGGATTAAGCGAAACCGATATCGGAATATTAAACGGTTTTACTACATTAACCATCGCTTTCATCATCGGAATAGGACCAATCGCAATGATTTCATCGTAATGATTTCCTTCTTCCAATAATTTCTGAACGATGTTGGTAACGAAGCCCTTTGTTCCGAGACTTCCATCATCGGTGGCTACGAATACGTTCTTCGCCTGGTTAGAGAATTCTTCCTGTAGAATTACAAATTCGGCACTTCGGCCACCTAAAACAACATCAATTTCGGCATCATTTCCGGCATGCATTTTAATTTGAGGATACAAAGGAGCTGCTCCAACACCTCCGCCGATACCAAGCACTTTTTTCGGTTTATGATCGACACAAGGCAAACCAAGCGGGCCGGCAACATCAGAAATATAATCTCCCACGTTTTTTTGCTGAAGTAACTGTGTTGAGTGCCCCACAACCTGGTAAATCATTGTTACCGACTGCTCCTCGCGGTTATAATCGGCAATCGTAAGCGGGATACGCTCGCCACCCTTTTCAACAATAATGATAATGAATTGTCCGGGTTGGCATTTCCTGGCCACGTAAGGCGCTTCTACAACGATTTCCTCAACGGCAGGATTCAGGATTCTTTTTCGTAATATTTTATGCATAATTTTCTCAGTCAAGGTTGGCTGTCTGTTTTTTGATTTTCGTGCAAAATTAACCGGAAGTTCAAT
This genomic interval carries:
- a CDS encoding sulfide/dihydroorotate dehydrogenase-like FAD/NAD-binding protein, which codes for MHKILRKRILNPAVEEIVVEAPYVARKCQPGQFIIIIVEKGGERIPLTIADYNREEQSVTMIYQVVGHSTQLLQQKNVGDYISDVAGPLGLPCVDHKPKKVLGIGGGVGAAPLYPQIKMHAGNDAEIDVVLGGRSAEFVILQEEFSNQAKNVFVATDDGSLGTKGFVTNIVQKLLEEGNHYDEIIAIGPIPMMKAMVNVVKPFNIPISVSLNPLMVDGTGMCGGCRVSIAGKTKFACVDGPDFNGYEVDFDEITSRQGMYKEQEKGHHCRIGLSGENNKAAKPATPIAPQMKGKFNMQPLRTPMPELDPVERSKSFGEVAMGYSVEEAMNEAKRCIQCKRPSCVSGCPVNVHIPEFIGHIAQGDFQEAYKSIKSYNSLPAVCGRVCPQENQCEAICVRGKKDEPVAIGRLERFIADYARENNFEEELPQHNSGRKVAVIGAGPAGIACAGELAKKGHEVVVFEALHTPGGVLMYGIPEFRLPKQIVREEIDSIKKMGVKIEKNVIVGKSLTWKI